The Natrinema sp. HArc-T2 genome has a segment encoding these proteins:
- a CDS encoding ABC transporter permease subunit, whose protein sequence is MSTLAVAKKDFLDVRRAKLVWFVGALYIVFMALLVFVAQDGRSDPNILNALWNLTAVGAMFIPLIALVTAYLAIAGERESGAIKYMLSIPNARRDVVLGKFLTRTTVVSASIIVAFLIGGALTLLWYPDPKLDVFGIMTALTILYALTYVAVAIGISAATASRSRAMGGSIAFFFLTNVLNVLGPLQLAIDYVANDLAGLEISANQIMFVQSVVSPTAAYVNATGLAFPDGFNSIPQELPWFLQGETMLVILLGWLVVPLALGIWQFERVDLG, encoded by the coding sequence TGTATATCGTCTTCATGGCGCTTTTGGTATTCGTCGCACAGGACGGGCGGTCGGACCCGAACATCCTGAATGCGCTCTGGAACCTGACCGCCGTCGGGGCGATGTTCATCCCACTGATCGCGCTGGTGACGGCATATCTTGCGATCGCCGGCGAACGCGAGTCCGGCGCGATCAAATACATGCTGTCGATCCCGAACGCGAGACGTGACGTCGTCCTCGGGAAATTCCTCACGCGAACGACCGTTGTCAGCGCGTCGATCATCGTCGCGTTCCTGATCGGTGGCGCACTGACACTGCTGTGGTACCCCGACCCCAAACTGGACGTCTTCGGAATCATGACGGCGCTGACGATCCTGTACGCGCTGACCTACGTCGCCGTCGCGATCGGCATCTCCGCAGCGACAGCCTCCCGGTCGCGTGCGATGGGGGGCTCGATCGCCTTTTTCTTCCTCACTAACGTGTTGAACGTTCTCGGCCCACTGCAACTCGCCATCGACTACGTGGCCAACGATCTCGCAGGCCTCGAGATCTCCGCGAACCAGATCATGTTCGTCCAGTCGGTGGTCAGTCCGACGGCGGCGTACGTCAACGCCACCGGATTGGCGTTCCCCGACGGGTTCAACAGCATTCCACAGGAGCTACCGTGGTTCCTGCAGGGCGAGACGATGCTCGTCATCCTGCTCGGGTGGCTCGTCGTCCCGCTCGCGCTCGGCATCTGGCAGTTCGAACGCGTCGATCTGGGCTAA
- a CDS encoding NAD(P)-dependent glycerol-1-phosphate dehydrogenase, which translates to MFEKSTWIRLPRNVVVGHGVRSEVLDVVDDLHLQGRPLFVTSPTPREVAADPIAADFEAAGIEPAMVTIEKATFDAVERVIDVAEAEDVSYLVGIGGGKAIDIAKLASYHLNMGFCSVPTAASHDGIVSNRGSVPNGDSRHSVAAEPPLAVVADTGILADAPWELTTAGCADIISNYTAVMDWRLANRLQDVEFSEYAAALSEMTAEILVGNADLIRPGLEESAWVVTKALMSSGVAMSIAGSSRPASGAEHLFSHQLDRLAPGAALHGHQVGVGSIMTAYLHQGEDGLWRDIRDALASIDAPTTAAELGIDDETIIEALTTCHEIRDRYTILGNGMNERAARDVAKKTGVIA; encoded by the coding sequence CGTCGTCGTCGGCCACGGCGTTCGTAGCGAGGTTCTCGACGTAGTCGACGACCTCCACTTACAGGGGCGACCGCTGTTCGTCACGAGTCCGACGCCCCGCGAGGTCGCCGCGGATCCGATCGCAGCCGATTTCGAGGCCGCCGGCATCGAGCCCGCGATGGTGACGATCGAGAAAGCGACGTTCGACGCCGTCGAGCGAGTTATCGATGTCGCCGAGGCAGAGGACGTCTCCTATCTCGTCGGCATCGGCGGCGGCAAGGCCATCGATATCGCGAAATTGGCCAGCTATCACCTCAATATGGGCTTTTGCTCCGTGCCGACCGCTGCGAGTCACGACGGGATCGTCAGTAATCGCGGGTCGGTCCCGAACGGCGATTCCCGCCATAGCGTCGCCGCCGAGCCGCCGCTTGCGGTCGTCGCCGACACCGGAATCCTCGCGGACGCGCCGTGGGAGCTGACGACCGCCGGCTGTGCCGACATCATCTCGAACTACACCGCGGTGATGGACTGGCGACTCGCCAACCGACTGCAAGACGTGGAGTTCTCAGAGTACGCCGCTGCGCTCTCCGAGATGACCGCCGAAATCCTCGTGGGCAACGCGGATCTCATCCGACCGGGGCTCGAGGAGTCGGCCTGGGTCGTCACCAAGGCGCTGATGTCCTCTGGTGTCGCGATGAGTATCGCCGGCTCCTCGCGACCAGCGAGCGGGGCCGAACACCTCTTTTCCCACCAGCTCGACCGGCTGGCACCCGGTGCGGCACTCCACGGCCACCAGGTCGGCGTCGGCTCGATCATGACGGCCTACCTCCATCAGGGCGAGGACGGGCTCTGGCGGGACATTCGTGACGCGCTCGCGAGCATCGACGCGCCGACGACGGCTGCCGAACTCGGCATCGACGACGAGACGATCATCGAGGCGCTGACGACCTGCCACGAGATCCGTGATCGCTATACGATCCTCGGCAACGGGATGAACGAGCGGGCGGCTCGAGACGTGGCGAAAAAGACGGGCGTCATTGCCTGA